The following coding sequences lie in one Oryctolagus cuniculus chromosome 7, mOryCun1.1, whole genome shotgun sequence genomic window:
- the ASH1L gene encoding histone-lysine N-methyltransferase ASH1L isoform X8 produces MIFAECSPNTCPCGDQCCNQRIQRHEWVQCLERFRAEEKGWGIRTKEPLKAGQFIIEYLGEVVSEQEFRNRMIEQYHNHSDHYCLNLDSGMVIDSYRMGNEARFINHSCDPNCEMQKWSVNGVYRIGLYALKDMPAGTELTYDYNFHSFNVEKQQLCKCGFEKCRGIIGGKSQRMNGLASGKSNQPITTHKKSGRSKEKRKSKHKLKKRKGHFSEETNENINTPTRLTPQLQMKPMSNRERNFVLKHHVFLVRNWEKIRQKQEEVKHTSDNIHSASLYTRWNGICRDDGNIKSDVFMTQFSALQTARSVRTRRLAAAEENIEVARAARLAQIFKEICDGIISYKDSSRQALAAPLLNLPPKKKNADYYEKISDPLDLITIEKQILTGYYKTVEAFDADMLKVFRNAEKYYGRKSPIGRDVCRLRKAYYNARHEASAQIDEIVGETASEADSSETSVSEKENGHEKDDDVIRCICGLYKDEGLMIQCDKCMVWQHCDCMGVNSDVEHYLCEQCDPRPVDREVPMIPRPHYAQPGCVYFICLLRDDLLLRQGDCVYLMRDSRRTPDGHPVRQSYRLLSHINRDKLDIFRIEKLWKNEKDERFAFGHHYFRPHETHHSPSRRFYHNELFRVPLYEIIPLEAVVGTCCVLDLYTYCKGRPKGVKEQDVYICDYRLDKSAHLFYKIHRNRYPVCTKPYAFDHFPKKLTPKRDFSPHYVPDNYKRNGGRSSWKSERSKPPLKDLGQEDDALPLIEEVLASQEQAANEMHSMEEPEQEGATAQVSEGEKNTEESSQEPQPACTPEERRHNQRERLNQILLNLLEKIPGKNAIDVTYLLEEGSGRKLRRRTLFIPENSFRK; encoded by the exons ATGATCTTTGCTGAGTGTTCCCCCAACACTTGCCCCTGTGGTGATCAGTGCTGTAACCAGAGGATACAAAGGCATGAGTGGGTGCAATGTCTAGAACGATTTCGAGCTGAAGAAAAAGGCTGGGGAATCCGAACCAAAGAACCCTTAAAAGCTGGACAATTCATCATTGAATATCTAGGGGAGGTTGTCAGCGAACAGGAGTTCAG AAACAGGATGATTGAGCAATACCATAATCACAGTGACCACTACTGTCTGAACTTGGATAGCGGTATGGTGATTGACAGTTACCGCATGGGAAATGAGGCCCGATTCATCAATCACAGCTGCGACCCAAATTGTGAAATGCAGAAATG GTCTGTTAATGGAGTATACCGGATTGGACTGTATGCTCTTAAAGACATGCCAGCTGGTACTGAACTCACTTATGATTACAACTTCCATTCCTTCAATGTTGAAAAACAG CAACTTTGTAAATGTGGCTTTGAGAAATGTCGCGGAATCATCGGAGGCAAGAGTCAACGCATGAATGGACTCGCCAGCGGCAAAAGTAACCAGCCTATAACCACACATAAAAAGTCTGGACGGTcgaaagagaagagaaagtctAAGCACAAGCTGAAGAAAAGG AAAGGTCATTTCTCTGAGGAAACCAATGAAAACATCAACACTCCAACAAGATTGACCCCCCAATTACAGATGAAGCCAATGTCCAATCGAGAGAG GAACTTTGTATTGAAGCATCATGTGTTCTTGGTCCGAAACTGGGAGAAAATTCGTCAGAAACAGGAGGAAGTAAAGCACACCAGTGATAATATTCACTCTGCATCATTATATACCCGCTGGAATGGCATCTGTCGAGATGATGGGAATATCAAGTCTG ATGTTTTCATGACCCAGTTCTCTGCCCTGCAGACAGCTCGGTCTGTTCGAACAAGACGGTTGGCAGCTGCAGAAGAAAACATTGAAGTGGCTCGGGCAGCCCGCCTGGCCCAGATCTTCAAAGAGATCTGTGATGGTATCATCTCTTATAAAG ATTCTTCCCGACaagccctggcagctccacttttgaACCTCCCCCCAAAGAAAAA GAATGCTGATTATTATGAGAAGATCTCTGATCCTCTAGATCTCATCACCATAGAAAAGCAGATCCTTACTGGCTATTATAAAACAGTAGAAGCGTTTGATGCTGACATGCTCAAGGTCTTTCGGAATGCTGAG aAGTACTACGGGCGTAAATCCCCAATTGGGAGAGACGTTTGCCGCCTACGAAAGGCCTATTACAATGCCCGGCACGAGGCATCAGCCCAAATTGATGAGATTGTGGGAGAGACAGCAAGTGAAGCAGACAGCAGTGAAACCTCAGTCTCGGAGAAGGAGAATGGGCATGAGAAGGACGATGACGTGATCCGCTGTATCTGTGGCCTCTACAAGGATGAGGGCCTCATGATCCAGTGTGACAAGTGCATG GTGTGGCAGCACTGTGACTGTATGGGAGTGAACTCAGATGTGGAACATTACCTTTGTGAGCAGTGTGACCCAAGGCCAGTGGACAGG GAGGTGCCCATGATCCCTCGGCCCCACTATGCTCAACCAGGCTGTGTCTACTTCATATGTTTGCTCCGAGATGACTTGCTGCTTCGCCAAG GTGACTGTGTGTATCTGATGAGGGATAGTCGGcgcaccccagatggccacccaGTTCGTCAGTCCTATAGGCTGTTATCTCACATTAACCGAGATAAACTTGACATCTTCCGCATTGAGAAGCTTTGGAAGAATGAGAA agatgagCGATTTGCCTTTGGTCACCATTATTTCCGTCCCCATGAAACCCACCATTCTCCATCCCGTCGGTTCTACCACAATGAACTGTTTCGTGTGCCACTTTATGAGATCATTCCCTTGGAGGCCGTTGTGGGGACCTGCTGTGTGTTGGACCTTTATACATATTGTAAAG GGAGACCCAAAGGAGTGAAGGAGCAAGATGTCTACATCTGTGATTATCGGCTTGACAAGTCAGCACACCTTTTCTACAAGATCCACCGGAACCGCTATCCTGTCTGCACCAAACCGTATGCCTTTGATCACTTCCCCAAGAAGCTTACTCCCAAAAGAGATTTCTCA CCTCATTATGTCCCGGACAACTACAAGAGGAACGGAGGTCG GTCATCCTGGAAGTCTGAGCGCTCAAAGCCACCGTTAAAAGACCTGGGCCAGGAGGATGATGCTCTGCCCTTGATTGAAGAGGTTCTAGCCAGTCAGGAGCAAGCGGCCAATGAGATGCACAGCATGGAGGAACCAGAACAGGAGGGAGCAACAGCCCAAGTTAGTGAGGGtgaaaaaaacacagaggaaagTAGTCAAGAGCCCCAGCCAGCCTGTACCCCTGAGGAGCGACGGCATAACCAGCGGGAGCGGCTCAACCAGATCCTGCTTAATCTGCTTGAAAAAATCCCTGGGAAAAATG CCATTGATGTGACCTACTTGCTGGAGGAAGGATCGGGCAGAAAGCTGCGAAGGCGTACTTTGTTTATTCCAGAAAACAGCTTTCGGAAGTGA